In a single window of the Acetivibrio cellulolyticus CD2 genome:
- a CDS encoding PilZ domain-containing protein encodes MSFKKGDIVTVSNKLEEYVGTALILYRDDEMVDIKIIDEHVASEDVPDGRILLGYESYSSIYAVYCDVLEKADEAGVIKLRISKTFSVINRRFSTRYPAFFKVDIAAGEPLETFDGVIRNMSLRGFMVNTHVDLSVNHMVEMGIKLDSRNVSVKARVARKSGQGGSFNYGLYIVDLGYDEKILMRSMVTELKEKNRKISEKLIRGYIGEGL; translated from the coding sequence ATGAGTTTTAAAAAGGGAGATATTGTTACAGTATCAAATAAGCTTGAAGAATACGTAGGTACGGCTTTGATTCTTTATAGAGACGATGAAATGGTTGATATAAAAATTATTGATGAGCACGTTGCCTCAGAAGACGTTCCGGATGGAAGAATACTGCTTGGGTATGAATCATATAGCAGTATTTATGCAGTATATTGTGATGTCCTGGAAAAAGCTGACGAAGCTGGCGTAATAAAGCTTCGTATAAGCAAAACATTTTCTGTAATAAACAGAAGATTTTCAACAAGGTATCCGGCATTTTTTAAGGTAGATATTGCTGCCGGAGAGCCTTTGGAAACTTTTGACGGAGTAATTAGAAATATGAGCCTTAGAGGTTTTATGGTCAATACTCATGTGGATTTAAGTGTTAACCATATGGTGGAGATGGGCATAAAACTTGACAGTCGTAACGTTTCTGTTAAAGCAAGGGTAGCGAGGAAGAGTGGTCAAGGCGGCAGTTTTAATTATGGTTTGTATATCGTTGATTTAGGATATGATGAAAAGATTTTGATGAGATCAATGGTGACAGAGCTTAAGGAAAAGAATAGAAAAATCTCTGAAAAGTTGATCAGGGGATATATTGGTGAAGGTTTGTAA
- the pgeF gene encoding peptidoglycan editing factor PgeF has translation MEERFLTNPRIAYIEKNGVEYIQFNNLNKYSDVLIHGFTTRRGGVSEGEYKSLNMAFNKNDKRENVEENYRRIAGVLGIDTENMVLSNQVHDNKIRVVTENDRGKGIYKKSDIIGFDGLMTNVADVALVTFYADCVPVFLFDPVKKVISLVHSGWRSTVKEISKEAVIKMKEVYGCDPYDIEVAIGPSIGQCCFEVGEEVYLEFINTFAWCGEFCKKINEKWFIDLPPIIVRSLESEGIQRSKITLSSICTKCNNDVFFSHRGDNGKTGTLSAIMQLKR, from the coding sequence TTGGAGGAAAGATTCCTAACAAACCCAAGAATAGCATACATCGAGAAAAATGGAGTTGAATACATTCAGTTTAACAATTTAAATAAATATTCAGATGTGCTTATTCATGGCTTTACAACCAGGCGGGGCGGGGTTAGTGAAGGTGAATACAAATCCCTTAACATGGCGTTTAATAAAAACGATAAGAGGGAAAATGTCGAAGAAAACTATAGAAGAATAGCCGGAGTATTAGGTATAGATACAGAGAATATGGTTCTTTCAAATCAGGTCCATGATAATAAAATTAGAGTTGTTACAGAAAATGACAGAGGCAAAGGGATTTATAAAAAAAGTGATATAATTGGTTTTGACGGTTTAATGACCAATGTTGCTGATGTAGCGCTTGTAACATTTTATGCAGATTGTGTTCCGGTATTTTTGTTTGATCCGGTAAAAAAGGTAATATCTCTTGTTCACTCGGGTTGGCGCAGTACAGTGAAGGAAATATCCAAAGAAGCTGTTATAAAAATGAAAGAGGTTTATGGCTGTGATCCATATGATATTGAAGTGGCTATTGGCCCGTCAATAGGACAGTGCTGTTTTGAGGTTGGAGAAGAGGTATATCTCGAATTTATTAATACTTTTGCATGGTGTGGTGAATTTTGTAAAAAGATAAATGAAAAATGGTTCATTGATCTTCCGCCGATAATTGTGAGGTCTTTAGAATCAGAGGGAATACAAAGGAGTAAAATAACACTTAGCAGCATATGTACAAAGTGTAACAATGATGTCTTCTTCTCACATAGAGGCGATAATGGAAAGACAGGCACACTTTCAGCGATTATGCAGCTTAAACGGTAA
- a CDS encoding peptide ABC transporter substrate-binding protein — protein sequence MEKKSLLIIITIIMSICITSCSALSSGKENAEEENKYNFIDSQDDVIDTGPVKGGVLKLYSTTPDTLNPILTNNLYVRDYSSFIYESLVVLDKSQKATPVLAERWETSNDGLTWTFHLRENISWHDNMPFSAGDVEFTMNAIISSPNSSYKKNVDNITTFAAVDSKTFRIVLKNPNSFTAELMTFPIIPKHCFVGQDLATSAKNNSPVGTGPYKFAEYKQGGYIKLINNEKWWKLEKKDESALSIPYIEEIDIRVHDKTKSSTSAFQGGDVDLLTIDRSWWSKYNGRSDVTLKRYISNEFEYIAFNLSNKILKLKEVRQAIAYSVDKTKIINDLLPGEAVASDLPVMPDTWLNDTKVVYYSADKEKAKKLLADSGWKDNNGVLYKKINGVNTSLKLEMLVNEDNKLRLKVAEEIKNQLKEIGIELTIKELSWEDEFKKIDKKKFDMVFIGCTIPSTTDLSFMYSSEGAALNISGYKNEQVDNYLKMILKESNEYSKKAYFFNMKELINQDVPCLGLYFYNDAMIYSKRIHGEFSPYLWNRYFDVTRWYIPVNK from the coding sequence TTGGAAAAGAAATCATTATTAATAATAATAACTATTATTATGAGTATTTGCATTACTTCCTGTTCAGCTTTAAGCAGTGGAAAAGAAAATGCTGAAGAGGAAAATAAATACAATTTTATAGACAGCCAGGATGATGTGATTGATACAGGGCCTGTAAAAGGTGGGGTATTGAAGCTTTATTCTACAACCCCTGATACCTTGAATCCGATATTGACTAACAATTTATACGTTAGGGATTATTCAAGCTTTATATATGAAAGCCTTGTTGTCCTTGATAAGAGCCAAAAGGCTACACCTGTACTGGCTGAAAGGTGGGAAACTTCGAACGACGGATTAACCTGGACATTTCATCTGAGGGAAAATATATCTTGGCACGATAATATGCCATTTTCAGCTGGAGATGTTGAATTTACAATGAATGCGATAATCAGCAGCCCAAACAGTTCGTACAAGAAAAATGTAGACAATATAACTACATTTGCTGCTGTTGATTCAAAAACTTTTAGAATTGTGTTGAAAAATCCCAACTCTTTTACAGCAGAATTAATGACTTTCCCCATAATTCCAAAGCATTGTTTTGTTGGGCAGGACCTTGCAACTTCTGCAAAGAATAACAGCCCAGTTGGTACAGGTCCATATAAATTTGCGGAATATAAGCAAGGGGGTTACATTAAGCTTATAAACAATGAAAAATGGTGGAAGCTTGAAAAGAAAGATGAAAGCGCATTGAGTATACCGTACATTGAAGAGATAGATATCCGTGTGCACGATAAGACCAAAAGTAGCACAAGTGCTTTTCAGGGAGGAGACGTTGACCTTTTGACTATAGACAGGAGCTGGTGGTCAAAATACAACGGAAGATCGGATGTAACTCTTAAAAGATATATAAGCAACGAGTTTGAGTATATTGCATTTAACCTGTCAAATAAAATTTTAAAATTGAAGGAAGTGCGACAGGCTATTGCATATTCCGTTGATAAAACGAAAATTATTAATGATTTATTGCCTGGTGAGGCTGTTGCTTCCGATTTGCCGGTTATGCCGGATACTTGGCTCAATGACACAAAGGTTGTTTACTATAGCGCTGATAAGGAAAAGGCAAAGAAATTGTTGGCGGATAGCGGCTGGAAGGATAATAACGGTGTACTCTACAAGAAAATTAACGGGGTGAACACTTCGCTTAAATTAGAGATGCTTGTTAACGAGGATAATAAATTGAGACTTAAGGTCGCAGAAGAGATAAAAAATCAGTTAAAGGAAATAGGTATAGAGCTTACAATTAAGGAATTGTCCTGGGAAGACGAGTTCAAAAAGATTGATAAAAAGAAATTTGATATGGTGTTTATTGGCTGTACAATACCATCTACTACGGATTTGTCTTTTATGTATTCATCTGAAGGAGCAGCGCTGAATATTTCCGGCTATAAGAATGAACAAGTTGATAATTATTTAAAAATGATACTTAAAGAGTCCAACGAGTACAGTAAAAAAGCTTATTTCTTCAACATGAAGGAATTAATCAACCAGGATGTACCATGTCTGGGGTTATACTTTTATAATGATGCCATGATATATAGCAAGAGAATACATGGGGAGTTTTCGCCGTATTTATGGAATCGATATTTCGATGTGACGAGATGGTATATTCCAGTAAACAAATAG